A segment of the Phorcysia thermohydrogeniphila genome:
CACCGTTACAGAGGACAAATTTATGAACCCTTACCCTAACTACCCTTTCAACTTGGGAAAAGAGGGAAGAGAGGAGGGAATAGGCCTTAGGAGTCAATCCCCCTGCACAGAGTTTCTTTCTTGGAAACTCTGCCCGGTCAAAGGCGATTACTTTTAGACCACTACCCTCTATTCCCTTTAAAAAAGCTGTACCGGCCGGCCCTAAGCCGGAAACAGCTACATCATAAACCATTTACCTCCCTTTGTAATCGGAAATAAGCTTCTCAAACTCCCTAAAGAGATACCTTGAGTCGTGGGGTCCCGGGGAGCTCTCCGGGTGATACTGAACGGTGAAGATTGGCTTAGTCTTATGCTTTAACCCCTCAACCGTCTTATCGTTCAGGGAGTAGTGGGTTACCTCTAAGTCGTCCGGAATTGTCGTCTCGTCAACGGCAAAACCGTGGTTCTGTGCAGTTATCTCAACCCTGCCGGTTTTCTTATTCTTTACCGGCTGGTTAGCCCCCCTATGTCCGAATTTTAGCTTGTAGGTTGAAGCCCCCATCGCAAGGGCTGTAAGCTGATGTCCAAGGCAGATTCCAAATATCGGCTTTTTAAAGGTCGCTATGAGGTAGCGAATCGTCTCTATAGCGTAGGTAACAGCTGCAGGGTCTCCGGGACCACAGGAGAGAAAGATACCGTCGGGATTGAGCTTTAAGATATCCTCTGGAGGTGTCTTTGCAGGAACAACTATGGGCTTTATCCCTACATCAACGAGATTCCTCAGGATGTTGTACCTTACACCAAAGTCAAGAACGACAACGGAGTACCTGAGGTTCTTAGGCTTGGTGTAACCTTCCCCCGGCTTCCAAGTTCCAAGCTCCCACTCGTAAGGCTCTTTACAGGTAACCTCATCAACGAGGTTTAAACCTTCCATCTTAGGGATGGAACGTGCCTTTGATATGAGGCTGTCAACATCAAGGTCAACAGTTGAAATGACTCCCCTCATCGTTCCGACAGAGCGGAGCTTTTTCGTTAAGTCCCTCGTATCAACTTCACAAATTCCAACAACGCCGTACTCTTTCAAGTAGTCCTCAAAGGACTTTTCAGCTCTCCAGTTTGAGTAAATCTCAGAGATTTCCTTAACTACAAAGCCTTCTGCCTTTGGCCCGTCAGACTCAACGTCCTCCCTGTTTGCCCCAACGTTGCCTATAAGGGGGCAGGTCATCGTAACAATCTGTCCCTTAAAGGAGGGGTCTGTAATTATCTCCTGATAACCCGTCATAGAGGTTGTAAAAACTACCTCCCCGTAAGCCTCACCTTCTGCACCAAAGCTATAGCCCTCGTAGTAAGAGCCGTCCTCAAGGGCAAGGATTGCAGGCTTCCTGTTTAGCATAAGCTCTACCTCAAAAGCGTTATGGAAACTAAGGGTCTCAGAATTTTATCATCTTTTTCAAAGCAGAAGGGGCTATCCCAGCTACCACTTCCTGTTAAAATTGTCTTCTAAAACTTACATAGCAAAGCAAACCTGCAGGGGGTTCTCATGAAAAGACTTCTCACCCTTCTCATCATAGCAACTGCTTTTATTGCTGGGTGTTTCTCCGGTAACGATTCAAAACCACTCATAGCTTCTTCCCTCCCAATCTGGAAGAGCGTTGCTGAGTACATAGGTGGAAGAGACTTTAGGTACTACTCAGTCCTAAAAGGTGGAGAGTCACCCCACGGCTACGAGCCTAAACCCTCCGACATAAAGAAACTCAGCGAGGCCAACCTCGTAATCATCCACGGCTTGGGGCTTGACGACTGGGCAGTTAAGGGAATAGAGGGCGAGAAGGTCTTCAACCTTGGGGAGCTCCTAAGCAAGAAATACCCAATGGTAAAAGAGCCCGGCTTGGATGAACCCCGTCCTCATGGAGGACGTCTACTTTGAAGTCGCCAACAAGCTCACAAACTTCTATCCAAAGAGAGAAACCTACTACACTAAGAGGGCTGAGGACTACGCTGCAATGATAGACCAGCTCCTTAGCAGAATAGAAACCTGTGTTAAGGAGGCAAAAACTAAAACTGTCGTGATTTACCATCCGGTTTGGAAGCCTTTCCTTGAAACCTTTGGGATATCAACAATTGAGATTGTGGGAGCTCCAGAAGAGCAGGTTACTCCCAAGA
Coding sequences within it:
- a CDS encoding metal ABC transporter substrate-binding protein, producing MKRLLTLLIIATAFIAGCFSGNDSKPLIASSLPIWKSVAEYIGGRDFRYYSVLKGGESPHGYEPKPSDIKKLSEANLVIIHGLGLDDWAVKGIEGEKVFNLGELLSKKYPMVKEPGLDEPRPHGGRLL
- a CDS encoding metal ABC transporter substrate-binding protein, with amino-acid sequence MEDVYFEVANKLTNFYPKRETYYTKRAEDYAAMIDQLLSRIETCVKEAKTKTVVIYHPVWKPFLETFGISTIEIVGAPEEQVTPKRIKEVVEKAKAKGAKLVIGEPFSDKRVVRTVAEEIGGKVLILNPIPNKDYVVSLSEWGKEICSALKE
- the carA gene encoding glutamine-hydrolyzing carbamoyl-phosphate synthase small subunit, whose amino-acid sequence is MLNRKPAILALEDGSYYEGYSFGAEGEAYGEVVFTTSMTGYQEIITDPSFKGQIVTMTCPLIGNVGANREDVESDGPKAEGFVVKEISEIYSNWRAEKSFEDYLKEYGVVGICEVDTRDLTKKLRSVGTMRGVISTVDLDVDSLISKARSIPKMEGLNLVDEVTCKEPYEWELGTWKPGEGYTKPKNLRYSVVVLDFGVRYNILRNLVDVGIKPIVVPAKTPPEDILKLNPDGIFLSCGPGDPAAVTYAIETIRYLIATFKKPIFGICLGHQLTALAMGASTYKLKFGHRGANQPVKNKKTGRVEITAQNHGFAVDETTIPDDLEVTHYSLNDKTVEGLKHKTKPIFTVQYHPESSPGPHDSRYLFREFEKLISDYKGR